The following proteins are co-located in the Vigna angularis cultivar LongXiaoDou No.4 chromosome 2, ASM1680809v1, whole genome shotgun sequence genome:
- the LOC108329364 gene encoding glucose-6-phosphate 1-dehydrogenase, chloroplastic: MATSLYSTHCRSLATSSSSSASFQPSPFSSNLAYLQRVTFSHRFLASKVSLKSQPPSYQIPVHTQQQEGAVAASVTPVENGTSHKQLNAELLSVKSPKESLVEDGFEKDENESTVSITVVGASGDLAKKKIFPALFALYYEDCLPKHFTIYGYARSKMTDAELRNMVSRTLTCRIDKRENCNEKMEQFLKRCFYHSGQYDSQENFAVLDKKLKEHEGGRTSNRLFYLSIPPNIFIDAVKCASLSASSGNGWTRVIVEKPFGRDSESSAALTKSLKQYLTEDQIFRIDHYLGKELVENLSVLRFSNLIFEPLWSRQYIRNVQLIFSEDFGTEGRGGYFDHYGIIRDIMQNHLLQILALFAMETPVSLDAEDIRNEKVKVLRSMRPLQLEDVVIGQYKSHTRGGVTYPAYVDDKTVPVGSLTPTFAAAALFIDNARWDGVPFLMKAGKALHSRGAEIRVQFRHVPGNLYNRNFGADLDRATNELVIRVQPDEAIYLKINNKVPGLGMKLDRSNLNLHYAARYSKEIPDAYERLLLDAIEGERRLFIRSDELDAAWSLFTPVLKELEEKKIIPEYYPYGSRGPVGAHYLAARYNVRWGDLGSDIDR, encoded by the exons ATGGCTACCTCGCTCTATTCAACTCATTGTCGTTCACTCGCcacctcctcctcttcctccgcCTCCTTCCAGCCCTCTCCCTTCTCATCTAACCTCGCTTACCTTCAACGCGTCACATTCTCGCATCGCTTTCTTGCTTCTAAGGTCTCTCTCAAGTCTCAACCCCCGTCGTATCAGATTCCTGTCCACACCCAGCAACAGGaag GTGCAGTAGCTGCTTCCGTGACACCTGTTGAAAATGGCACTTCTCACAAGCAGCTGAATGCTGAATTATTGTCTGTTAAGTCCCCAAAGGAGTCTCTAGTTGAAGACGGTTTTGAAAAGGATGAAAATGAGTCCACTGTTAGTATTACTGTTGTTGGAGCGTCTGGAGACCTTGCTAAGAAGAAGATATTTCCAGCTCTCTTTGCACTTTACTATGAGGATTGTCTCCCTAAG CACTTCACCATCTATGGTTACGCACGGAGTAAGATGACTGATGCAGAACTGAGAAATATGGTTAGCAGGACCCTCACTTGTAGAATTGATAAGAG AGAGAACTGCAATGAGAAGATGGAGCAATTCctaaaaagatgtttctatCATTCTGGTCAATATGATTCTCAGGAAAACTTTGCAGTGCTAGACAAGAAGCTGAAGGAACATGAG GGTGGGAGAACTTCTAATCGCCTGTTTTATCTTTCAATTCCTcctaatatatttatagatgctGTAAAATGTGCAAGCTTGTCGGCTTCTTCTGGTAATGGTTGGACCAGGGTCATTGTTGAAAAGCCTTTTGGTCGTGATTCTGAATCTTCAGCTGCATTAACAAAATCACTCAAGCAGTATCTGACCGAGGATCAAATTTTCAG GATTGACCACTATCTTGGGAAAGAGCTTGTGGAAAATCTTTCTGTCCTCCGATTCTCAAATCTCATCTTTGAGCCATTATGGTCAAGGCAGTATATAAGAAATGTACAGTTGATATTCTCGGAAGATTTTGGCACTGAAGGACGTGGCGG GTATTTTGACCATTATGGTATCATAAGAGACATTATGCAGAATCATTTACTTCAAATACTAGCTCTCTTTGCAATGGAAACTCCTGTTAGTTTGGATGCAGAGGATATAAGAAATGAAAAG GTCAAAGTTCTTCGTTCAATGAGACCCCTGCAACTTGAGGATGTGGTTATAGGCCAGTATAAGAGCCACACAAGAGGAGGTGTTACGTATCCAGCCTATGTTGATGACAAAACTGTACCAGTAGGCAGCTTAACTCCAACATTTGCTGCGGCTGCCCTCTTTATAGATAATGCAAGATGGGACGGGGTACCTTTTCTGATGAAGGCAGGGAAAGCATTACACAGCAGAGG AGCTGAGATACGGGTACAGTTCAGGCATGTGCCGGGTAATCTGTACAATCGAAATTTTGGTGCAGATCTTGATCGGGCAACCAATGAACTTGTTATCAGAGTTCAGCCTGATGAGGCTATTTATTTGAAGATAAACAACAAAGTTCCAGGTCTGGGAATGAAGTTGGACCGCAGTAATCTAAATCTTCACTATGCAGCAAG ATATTCAAAGGAGATTCCAGATGCTTATGAGAGGCTACTGTTGGATGCCATTGAAGGAGAAAGAAGACTCTTCATACGCAGTGATGAACTGGATGCGGCTTGGTCACTCTTTACACCTGTACTGAAGGAACtagaagagaagaagataaTTCCAGAGTACTATCCTTATGGTAGTAGGGGTCCTGTTGGTGCTCACTATCTTGCAGCCAGATACAACGTACGGTGGGGTGACCTTGGTTCAGACATTGACCGCTAA
- the LOC108327791 gene encoding ACT domain-containing protein ACR4: protein MDCWSSPLPLHDEFEKLVIRMNPPRVAVDNVSSRTDTVIKVDSANRRGSLLEVVQVLTDMNLSVRRAYISSDGEWFMDVFHVTDQNGKKFVQDDVADRIQQSLGPRASSFRSLRRSVGVQAEAEHTTIELTGRDRPGLLSEVFAVLADLKCNVVAAEVWTHNSRMASVVYITDEETGLSIDNPDRLAKIKQLLLYVLKGDIDKKSANTAVSVGSTHKDRRLHQLMYADRDYDIDDGDSGSTSDRNKLLVTVDDCIDKGYTVVNLRCPDRPKLLFDTVCTLTDMQYVVYHGTVIAEGPEAYQEYYIRHVDGCPISSEAERQRVIHCLEAAIRRRTSEGIKLELCGEDRVGLLSDVTRIFRENGLSVNRAEVTTRGTQAVNVFYVTDVTGNPVKSETIEAVRKEIGLAILQVKDDVCSKPQPHERGKFSLSGLFRSSSEKFLYNLGLMKSYS from the exons ATGGATTGCTGGTCATCTCCTCTACCTCTTCATGATGAATTCGAGAAGCTTGTCATTCGAATGAACCCTCCCAG AGTTGCTGTGGATAACGTTTCGAGCAGGACAGACACTGTGATAAAG GTTGATAGCGCAAACAGACGCGGGAGTTTGCTGGAGGTGGTTCAGGTTCTCACTGACATGAATCTCAGTGTTAGAAGAGCTTACATTTCCTCTGATGGAGAATGGTTCATGGATG TTTTTCATGTCACTGATCAGAATgggaaaaagtttgtgcaagaTGATGTAGCCGACCGTATTCAACAG TCGCTGGGTCCAAGAGCCTCCAGTTTCCGATCCTTGAGAAGATCTGTTGGGGTTCAAGCTGAAGCAGAACATACAACCATTGAATTAACCGGAAGAGACAGGCCAGGGTTGCTTTCGGAAGTTTTTGCTGTTCTTGCAGACCTCAAATGCAATGTGGTAGCAGCAGAAGTCTGGACACACAATTCAAGAATGGCATCTGTTGTTTACATCACAGATGAGGAGACAGGATTGTCCATCGACAACCCGGATCGCCTTGCTAAGATTAAGCAGCTTCTACTGTATGTGCTGAAAGGAGACATAGATAAGAAGAGTGCCAACACTGCTGTTTCTGTTGGTTCTACTCACAAGGATAGGAGGCTGCATCAGTTGATGTATGCCGACCGTGATTATGACATAGACGATGGAGATTCTGGATCAACAAGTGACAGGAACAAGCTCCTTGTTACTGTTGATGATTGCATAGATAAGGGATATACTGTTGTGAACTTGAGGTGTCCTGATAGACCTAAGTTACTGTTTGACACGGTATGCACCCTCACAGACATGCAGTATGTTGTGTACCATGGAACTGTCATTGCCGAAGGACCAGAGGCATATCAG GAATATTATATAAGGCATGTGGATGGTTGTCCTATCAGTTCTGAAGCAGAAAGACAAAGAGTGATTCATTGTTTGGAGGCCGCTATTAGGAGACGAACTTCTGAG GGTATAAAGCTAGAACTTTGTGGGGAGGACAGGGTTGGGCTTCTGTCTGATGTAACCCGCATCTTTAGAGAAAATGGCCTTTCAGTCAACCGTGCTGAAGTTACAACCAGGGGCACTCAAGCTGTGAATGTTTTCTATGTGACTGATGTGACTGGAAATCCAGTTAAGAGTGAAACAATTGAAGCAGTTCGAAAAGAGATTGGTTTGGCCATACTGCAGGTCAAAGATGATGTCTGCTCAAAACCTCAACCCCATGAGAGAGGAAAATTCTCTCTGTCTGGTCTCTTTCGATCAAGCTCTGAGAAGTTTCTTTACAACTTGGGTCTAATGAAGTCTTATTCTTGA